The Blastocatellia bacterium genome includes a region encoding these proteins:
- a CDS encoding nuclear transport factor 2 family protein, whose amino-acid sequence MNRPVKALLALTLTLMVVLIGAAQAKAPARQAGGDAEFRKLITDYYADWSKFNTDAPAKYYAKDADLIFFDIAPMKYTSWKEYSEGVQKYFFATANSATLTPNMNDLKITRRGNVAWTTVTFRLSIAPKAGGTQALDARHTAIWERRGGHWLIVHEHVSVPLPG is encoded by the coding sequence ATGAACCGACCCGTGAAAGCCCTTCTCGCCCTGACGCTGACGTTGATGGTTGTGCTGATTGGCGCGGCCCAAGCCAAAGCGCCCGCCCGGCAAGCCGGCGGTGACGCCGAATTCAGAAAGCTCATCACAGACTACTACGCCGACTGGAGCAAGTTTAACACCGACGCGCCTGCGAAGTATTACGCCAAAGACGCCGACCTCATCTTCTTCGACATCGCGCCGATGAAGTACACCAGTTGGAAAGAGTATAGCGAGGGCGTGCAGAAATATTTCTTCGCCACGGCCAACAGCGCCACGCTGACGCCGAACATGAACGACTTGAAAATCACCCGGCGCGGCAATGTCGCCTGGACGACGGTGACCTTTCGCCTCTCGATTGCGCCGAAAGCCGGCGGCACACAAGCGCTGGACGCGCGCCACACGGCCATCTGGGAGCGGCGCGGCGGTCACTGGCTGATCGTCCACGAGCATGTCAGCGTGCCGCTGCCCGGATAA